The Brassica oleracea var. oleracea cultivar TO1000 chromosome C6, BOL, whole genome shotgun sequence genomic interval GCTTCTCCACCTTCATTCGTAGTTCCCCTTTCCTGTTTTGCTATTATGTCGAATACCGAGGAGGTGAAACCATCTAAGGAACTGTGGAATTTCCATCGCTCTAAGTCTATCACTGTCAATGGAAAGTCACACAAATGTTGATAAGCGAGGTCCATATACTCGCCAGCTCGTAGGGGATGCGCATGAGATGAAGAAGTGACATTGTAAACTTTGAGATCGGAGTTTCGACAACCATGCTTTGCCATGGCTGCTATTGTCGCATTCACAACCATATCAACAGGTATAATGTCCAAAAAAGATTGAGAATCTCCCCAGAAGCCAGAAATTTGGCCTTTACCATAGGCCAAGATCATTGGATCAGTCATCCTGTGTTTTTTATAAACAAAAAGAAAATATAAAATAAGAAAATCTAATCCCTTAGTCTTTAACAATGAAAATCTTATAACCTTATTCCTTGGATCCAGCCGGGGAAAGGCTCCTTGTAAGAGCTTTCTATAATACTAGGCCTTATGATCACTACAGGCACATCTTCTCGCATGGTTTGGATTAAAGTCTCACCCATTGCTTTTGTGAACGTGTAAGTGTTTTCCCAGCCATAGTGTTGAGCTCTAAGGTAAAAAAAATATTGTTTCAGATTTTAGTAACATAATAATGTGCAAAGAGTATATTTTCCCCTTCATCCTCACCTTTGGATGCCAAGTTCTTTCAGCTTCTTGATTTCTCCACTGCCATGGAACTTTCTCACAGCTTCTGAAGCTAATTTGAGCTCATGTTCGACGTTCAAGTCAGAAGTTATGTTTTTTCCAACGCAGAGAGGAGCCTCTAGTACTGTTCCCTCTTTCTTACCAGTCACATAAGCTATATAACAAAACCAAAAGAAAATTTAAAACTATATATATATAGTCAATGCCATGCCAAGGTGTTGAGGGGCCTAAGGCGAAAATAATTTTTTACTCAGAATTTAGTAATAAACATTTATCACATAAATTTTGTAAAACAATATATTTAATATTTATAAATATATATATATGAAGAACCAAACATAAAATTTCTCAAAAATTATATAAGCTATTTAGTTTTCTAAACAAAAGATAAAAACATATATACAAATATTCAAAATTATCTAAGACGATTTGTAATAATTAATTAAATATATGTTGATTTAGATAGGCTAAAAGGCAACTTAAAATGTATTATTACAAGATTGCAAATAAAACTACAAGAGCATAAATATGAAACAAATAATTAATTCCTGAAACAAAACTTAAAAATGAAGACAGAAATATTTTAGGAATAAATATGAAAGTTAAAATCTTAAATTTTATAATAGCATAATATAAAATATATCCAGATAGTGTAAATAAATTAATAGCAACAAAAATATTGCATATATCAAAGCTAATAGGAAAATTTATCTATAAAGTTATAAAAAGTTGAATGAAATAATAAAATAGGGCCCCCAAAATATAGGATGTAAGTTGGGGGCCTAAGAGCAAGCGCATTAATGAACCCCGGTTGGGGTTCATAATTTGAATTTTTTATTATTATTTTTTTTTATTTTTCGTTTGATTTTTTTTAAAAAAAAATAAATAAATAAATAATCTGACCAATAACGGGCCGCCACGTGGCGTGGGGCCCGCTAAACAGTAATGACCCGGGTTCATGCGGAAGGAGCATGGCGAGACGAGGTCTTCGCTGTTGTTTATTATAATACTCCCTCTGTTTCTAAAAGATCTATATTCTAGTTTTTTCACACATTTTAATAAAACACATTAAATTTGCATAATTTTTTGTGTTTATCTTCTTTCCACAATTTTAAACCAATAAAAACCCAATTAGTGCAATTAAGATTTTTGAAGTTTGCAATTAGTTAATAAAATTTGGATTAAAAATGTAAAAACTGAATCTTTTAGGAACAAAATATTTTTCTAGAATATGTATCTTTAAGGAACGGAGGGAGTAATTTTTTTTCTCGATTTGAGTGTGAACCTCCCATAAGACTCTTCAATGCGGTTGCTCTAAGGCAATTGCCTTTCTTGTAGCATAGTGAGCACGGCTCTGTTATGGAACAACTTTTTGGAATGAATGTAAAATTATTCAGTTTTAGTACATCAATTGCATATATTTTAGAAAATATTTGAAAAAATGAACCAATAAACCATGTGGAATAATCTTTATAGGCAAAACATAAACTCATACCAGTTGAGATATGGAGAAAGAGTTTCAGTTTCTTGCAGTCTTTGGCAAAGCTCAAGAGCCGACCAGGTCCAAGAGCGTTGACATTTAAAGCAAGGTCGTATCTGTATGAGTTTGCTTGGGTTAGAAACAACTTGTTTGTTTGTAAGTAAACAAGTAGAACGGAAAAAAAATTACAGAGTAAGAAGTAGAAACATAGTAAACACCTGTCGTCAAATGTCGTGCGACCTGCACAGCTTATAACGACATCAATTTCGCCACTAATCTTGGCTGCTATTTCAGATCCGACCCCCAGATTGTCCTCTCCTATGTCTCCAATTATTGGAATCAACTTGCTTTTCATAAATTCTTCATAAGATCTCCCATGCATTTGCTTCAAATGATTGAACAGATCCGAGCTTATGATCTGCGTGGAACAAATGGATATAATTTTTTTTTAAATGGATACAAATTTAATTTGGAGAAAGGAAAAAAAGAAAGAAAATAAAAAGAGTAAGGATGAGACTGGAAACAAAACCTCATCATAGAGTCTCTTGTTGGCTGATTCTTGATCCTTGGATTTTATCAGAATGAATATCTTCCCAATATCAGGACTTGCCCTCAATAATTTCTCAATCAGCACTGCGACAGACAAAAAAAAATCCGTTTAACTGGACAAGAAGAAAACTCTGTTTTAGGTTTTGTCTTACCTTTAGCAAGAAAACCTGTTGCACCAGTAACAAGATAGGTTTTTCCCTTCAAGAAACGGGTGATTCCAACTCCATCACTGACGCTACTTGGTTCTGGCTCAGGAGACACAGCTTTAAACGACGTTTCACGATAACAAAGAGAAGTTTGGACTCTACGTGTGATCGACTGTGGCAAACGACAAGCCAAGAAGTGGTTCGGTCTGCTGAGGAAAGAGGAGAAGAAGCGGACGTCATGCAACTTGACGGCCTTGCTTGTGGCCAGCAGATTTGTTGTCATTGCCATATTTAGAAGAAGAAAAATGTGAAGCTTTTAGTTTTTTCTTTTTATGGAAGGCTTTTGTGTGGGAATGAGAATATATATATATAGAAAAAATTACAAAGGTAGTTAATGCGGTTAGGTCTCCGGTAAGATGTCACATAGTTGGATCCACTGGTGAACCCATAAATTTATTTACTTTTTTTTTGGTAAAATAAATTTATTTACTTGGGGTCCAATGTTGACTCATAGGTAAGCAGAGGAGTATGTTTTAACGTCCTTCCACAAGCGAAGGGTCACGTAGGCATGGGCACGGATCGAATATCCAGGTTTTTGAAGGTATTTGTGATTTGCTTTGTATGTCACGGATATCTAATTTTTCGATTTATTTTGCTTCGGAAAAATACGGATATTCGAAAAAAGGGATATCCGGAAAATAAATAGATATTTGCGGATATTTATGAATACTTACGGATATCTCATATGTTTTGATTAATACAAATAATTTTAAAATTTTGATACAATTTTTTTTTGTAAAATATGTTTTTGCATGATATATATGATAAAAATTAAAAAAAGTAGGAAATCTACATATTTTGTAGTTTTTGAACTTAGTTAACAATTATAATAACACAATACTTAAGAAAAAATATAATTGTGATAAATGTGTTCTCTTCCTTTTATGTAATACTTTTATATAAGTAATAATGTAAAATATAATTTATCAAATCATACGTTAGAATAATAATTATATAATTTTATACATTAAAATTTTAAAAATAATCAAGATATACAAGTATTTATATATTGTCGGATCGGATCGGATATCCGTTTTTCAAAATTTTAATATTTGTGATTTGCTTCGATTTTAACGGATATTGATTTTTAATATTTGCTTTGCTTCGAAAGTTTACGGATATCCGGAATTTTCGGATCGAATCGAAACGAATAACGAATCGGATCAAATTTAACGGATAAAATGCTCAGTCCTAGGGTCATGGACTCAAAATGTTTCACATACTGTAAGAGCTCAAAATGTTTCACATACTGTAAGAGATAGTTTCCGCTCTCGTGCATGACTGAGATTGATAGTCTGCATGCCGGACAAAAAGATTGACTTATCGGTAAGGAGTATGTTGTATATATGTTACTGCGGCTTGAAACTTGGTCAATACCTTTTTTGTTCTTTTACCAGTTGCATTCTCTAAAACTCTGACATTATTATTTCATATTATTTAACGTCAATTAAGTAGTACTTTCCATCTGTTTAATATTTTAAAACCAAAACGTAAAATTCATGAGAGATTATACTGTATAATTTATACATGTATGTACGAAGCATATCTGAATATTTAAAATACAAAAGATGACTAGAATAAGTATAACTTACTATGCCTCAGACGGATCAGATATCCGGACAATTTTAAGGTATCCGGATCCATAATTTTACTATACTTATCCGGATCCGAGGTTCTCAGATATCCTGGTGTCGGATATCCGGGTGTCCAATATCCTTCTAAAAATTGTAATATCCGGCGGATATCCGGATCCGGATTTGGATCCATAAAATAAATAAAAAATAATATTAATATAGAGAAATACCCTAGGATAGCTCTAAAAAAATTTATGTGACAAATATAAACTCTAAAGATCAAAATGACCAAAATATTTTATTAAAAAGGTAAATATACACTT includes:
- the LOC106297107 gene encoding fatty acyl-CoA reductase 6, chloroplastic-like isoform X2 — protein: MAMTTNLLATSKAVKLHDVRFFSSFLSRPNHFLACRLPQSITRRVQTSLCYRETSFKAVSPEPEPSSVSDGVGITRFLKGKTYLVTGATGFLAKVLIEKLLRASPDIGKIFILIKSKDQESANKRLYDEIISSDLFNHLKQMHGRSYEEFMKSKLIPIIGDIGEDNLGVGSEIAAKISGEIDVVISCAGRTTFDDRYDLALNVNALGPGRLLSFAKDCKKLKLFLHISTAYVTGKKEGTVLEAPLCVGKNITSDLNVEHELKLASEAVRKFHGSGEIKKLKELGIQRAQHYGWENTYTFTKAMGETLIQTMREDVPVVIIRPSIIESSYKEPFPGWIQGIRMTDPMILAYGKGQISGFWGDSQSFLDIIPVDMVVNATIAAMAKHGCRNSDLKVYNVTSSSHAHPLRAGEYMDLAYQHLCDFPLTVIDLERWKFHSSLDGFTSSVFDIIAKQERGTTNEGGEAEESHTTLSFKGKRILDYFVSLARTYEPYAFFQARFDDTNTRSLIQEMSMEEIEMFDFDVKSIDWEHYIVNVHLPGLKRESLKERSN
- the LOC106297107 gene encoding fatty acyl-CoA reductase 6, chloroplastic-like isoform X3 gives rise to the protein MAMTTNLLATSKAVKLHDVRFFSSFLSRPNHFLACRLPQSITRRVQTSLCYRETSFKAVSPEPEPSSVSDGVGITRFLKGKTYLVTGATGFLAKVLIEKLLRASPDIGKIFILIKSKDQESANKRLYDEIISSDLFNHLKQMHGRSYEEFMKSKLIPIIGDIGEDNLGVGSEIAAKISGEIDVVISCAGRTTFDDRYDLALNVNALGPGRLLSFAKDCKKLKLFLHISTEPCSLCYKKGNCLRATALKSLMGAYVTGKKEGTVLEAPLCVGKNITSDLNVEHELKLASEAVRKFHGSGEIKKLKELGIQRAQHYGWENTYTFTKAMGETLIQTMREDVPVVIIRPSIIESSYKEPFPGWIQGIRMTDPMILAYGKGQISGFWGDSQSFLDIIPVDMVVNATIAAMAKHGCRNSDLKVYNVTSSSHAHPLRAGEYMDLAYQHLCDFPLTVIDLERWKFHSSLDGFTSSVFDIIAKQERGTTNEGGEAEESHTTLSFKGKRILDYFVSLARTYEPYAFFQARILGLMTPIQGVLFRRCQWKR
- the LOC106297107 gene encoding fatty acyl-CoA reductase 6, chloroplastic-like isoform X1 encodes the protein MAMTTNLLATSKAVKLHDVRFFSSFLSRPNHFLACRLPQSITRRVQTSLCYRETSFKAVSPEPEPSSVSDGVGITRFLKGKTYLVTGATGFLAKVLIEKLLRASPDIGKIFILIKSKDQESANKRLYDEIISSDLFNHLKQMHGRSYEEFMKSKLIPIIGDIGEDNLGVGSEIAAKISGEIDVVISCAGRTTFDDRYDLALNVNALGPGRLLSFAKDCKKLKLFLHISTEPCSLCYKKGNCLRATALKSLMGAYVTGKKEGTVLEAPLCVGKNITSDLNVEHELKLASEAVRKFHGSGEIKKLKELGIQRAQHYGWENTYTFTKAMGETLIQTMREDVPVVIIRPSIIESSYKEPFPGWIQGIRMTDPMILAYGKGQISGFWGDSQSFLDIIPVDMVVNATIAAMAKHGCRNSDLKVYNVTSSSHAHPLRAGEYMDLAYQHLCDFPLTVIDLERWKFHSSLDGFTSSVFDIIAKQERGTTNEGGEAEESHTTLSFKGKRILDYFVSLARTYEPYAFFQARFDDTNTRSLIQEMSMEEIEMFDFDVKSIDWEHYIVNVHLPGLKRESLKERSN